Below is a genomic region from candidate division KSB1 bacterium.
CAGAAGCTGAGAGTTATCGAATCGAGGCGGAGGCCAAAGCGCGCGCGGAAGCTTTGAAACTGCAAGGTCTGACAGAAGCTGAGCTGATTAAAGCCCGCGGCGCAGCCGAAGCCGAGGCAATGAAGCAAAAAGCAGAGTCTTGGAAGGATTATAACGAAGCTGCGATCTATAAAATGATCATTGATGCGCTGCCCGAGTTGGCCAGGGCAGTATCAGAACCGCTCTCTAAGATCGATAAGATCGTCATGGTCGGCGGCGGCGATGGATCAGTCGGCGTCTCGAAAATCACCGAACAAGTGGCCCAGGTGCTTGCCCAGTTACCGACCGTAGTGGAATCACTGAGCGGTGTCGATCTCAAAAAATTGCTAGAAAAGCTGCCAGGGCAGAAGAAAGAAAATGGATAGGGTTCAGTGATCAGTGATCAGTAATCAGTAATCAGTGATCAGTGATCAGTAATCAGTGATGAGGAATCAGTGATCAGGAAATAGCGGTCAGTTAAGAATTGCCATCTGGCAATCATCAATAGCTTGGTTTTCGTCACTGGGGTAGCAATAAATTGGTGTCAAACAAAAGGATTGATTTCATTGCTCCAAGCGATGGAATCAGTTGAGTCACGGAAATAGCACTTAATTTGTATCAAACAAAAGTGGAAAGAGAGATCGTTAGACTCATTATGGAATTGAGGCGGGCGATGGTAACTGGGTTTCAAATGAAGCTTAAGAAGGACAACTTTTTGTTTCTTTGATTCGCTTTTGCCTTTTCCCATTTGCTGTTTTCCTTTTATGTCTTACGTCATGTCATTCTGAAATCCGAAGTCAAGAAGGGAATATGATAGCAGATCGAATTCATGAAATTGCCTATTCTCCGACGTTGCGAATAAATGCCAAGGCTCAGGCGATGCGAGCGGAGGGGATTGATGTCATCGATTTAAGCGTTGGTGAGCCAGATTTTTCCACTCCAGATCATATTAAAGAAGCTGGGAAGCAAGCGATTGATAAGAATTTCACCAAATATACGGCCAATTCTGGGATGCCGGCGCTGAAGGAAGCGATCATTCGGCGCATCTATAATGATCATGGCGTGAAATACGAAAAAGATGAGATCATCATTTCCAGTGGCGGCAAAAATAGCCTCTATAATTTGGCCATGGCGATTTTCAACCCCGGGGATGAGGCGATTATTCCAGCGCCTTATTGGGTATCTTATCCAGAGATCGTCAATTTGGCCAAGGGAACGCCCGTCATTGTGCCGACCAGAGAAGAGAACGGTTTCAAATTAACGCCGAAAGATCTGAGCCGCGCTATCAATTCGCGGACCAAGGCTTTGATCATCAACAATCCATGCAATCCCACTGGCACGGTTTATTCTCGAGAGGAGTTAGAGGAGTTGGCTGAAATTGCAGTGGATGAAGGGCTTTTAATTATATCGGATGAAATTTACGACAAGTTAGTATACGATGGATTTCGCTTTTTCAGTATGGCGGCCTTGGGTGATAAGATCAAACGTCAAACCGTGGTGATCAATGGAGCATCGAAAGCGTATGCGATGACTGGCTGGCGGATCGGCTATGCGGCTGGTCCGAAGGAGATCATCGCAGCGATGGATAAGGTGCAAAGCCATAGTACCTCCAATGCGTGTACGATCTCCCAAAAGGCATGTATCGAGGCATTTGGCGGCCCACAGAATGAGATCAACAAAATGGTGTCCGAGTTTCAACGACGGCGAAACTACATGCATTATCGGCTGACCCAGATCCCGAAAGTCTCCTGCTACAAATCGCAAGGCGCATTTTATTTGTTCCCGAATTTTTCGGCCTATTACGATTATGCTTACGAGGGAACACAGATCCGCAATTCCAACGGGCTGGCCTATTATTTACTGAAAGAAGCGAAAGTGGCGGTGGTGCCTGGGGAAGCTTTCGGTGATGACAAATTCATTCGTTTCTCCTACGCCAATTCGATGGAAAACATCGAGAAGGCTATGGATCGGATCACCGAGGCGATGGCGCGGCTGGTACCGGTCAAAAAGGCGGAGCGAAAGCCACTTAACAATACCGTCACGAAACGAAAGACTTTTGTTGAGGTCGAACCGAATATTAGCTTGGAGATGCGCAATGCGCTGATGGCCGAATCCGAGGCTTTCATGACCTTCGAGGGCTATTACGAGTGGAATGTAAATATCGCCGGGATCGTGATCCAATTGCGCACCAATAGTCCCCATTTGTACGATTTCTGGGTGGAAAATTTCTATCCAGCGCAATTGGAGACCGATTTAGAACCCCACGCGATTATTTATGCAGTGAATTGGATCACTGGTCGTGAGCCACGCGCTTTTTACAATCAAGAATCCAGAACGGCTTTCTATTTCAAATCCGCGTTTTATCCGCAATTGCGCAGCCTGGCGCTGGGTATGGTGGCCGATATTACAGAACGGCTTTATAATTTGCATAGTGTGAGAGCGCAATCAGTGGATATCGGCGGAAAAGGTTTATTGTTAATGGGACCTCCAGGCACAGGCAAGATGGAGCAGTTTGCTGAGCTATTGAAGCAGCCGCAAGTAAAATTGCATTCCAACGATTTTGTGGTCGTCCGTTATATCGGCAGCGAGGCCATCGCCGATACCGTGGAGCGCAAATTTGCGTTCAATACCG
It encodes:
- a CDS encoding pyridoxal phosphate-dependent aminotransferase, whose protein sequence is MIADRIHEIAYSPTLRINAKAQAMRAEGIDVIDLSVGEPDFSTPDHIKEAGKQAIDKNFTKYTANSGMPALKEAIIRRIYNDHGVKYEKDEIIISSGGKNSLYNLAMAIFNPGDEAIIPAPYWVSYPEIVNLAKGTPVIVPTREENGFKLTPKDLSRAINSRTKALIINNPCNPTGTVYSREELEELAEIAVDEGLLIISDEIYDKLVYDGFRFFSMAALGDKIKRQTVVINGASKAYAMTGWRIGYAAGPKEIIAAMDKVQSHSTSNACTISQKACIEAFGGPQNEINKMVSEFQRRRNYMHYRLTQIPKVSCYKSQGAFYLFPNFSAYYDYAYEGTQIRNSNGLAYYLLKEAKVAVVPGEAFGDDKFIRFSYANSMENIEKAMDRITEAMARLVPVKKAERKPLNNTVTKRKTFVEVEPNISLEMRNALMAESEAFMTFEGYYEWNVNIAGIVIQLRTNSPHLYDFWVENFYPAQLETDLEPHAIIYAVNWITGREPRAFYNQESRTAFYFKSAFYPQLRSLALGMVADITERLYNLHSVRAQSVDIGGKGLLLMGPPGTGKMEQFAELLKQPQVKLHSNDFVVVRYIGSEAIADTVERKFAFNTDFVEKFPQMVPLFDLSKCENVVTSKDECTNEKCKREDNCRLDRGAPYCFSASKISIAMLDPYWLGGPERHVKRTKVNWVLLFRKDPISPAIVKLNPEEALKILEEGRAQSSYGGMQSVPFFNPHLLVRSMDRMELQKRYFQQLLKIAPCYMINSALETPDQIKARIAAIIAGDEAAALQ